In the Enterococcus saigonensis genome, one interval contains:
- a CDS encoding cation-translocating P-type ATPase, with product MTQGKSLQEYAKLSSDETLTKINSSKTGLTEQEVHKRLEKYGKNVITSTKQQSMFKVFFTNFTSMMAILLWVAGFIALMTGTPELGIAIWLVNLINGIFSFWQQYRAQQATSALQKMLPNYVKVIRDGKTNKVLAEELVPGDVVLLASGDNIPADGRVLSADSLEVNQSSLTGESTTVNKEIDIQTSEDLKNVGQYAEQNLVYEGTSVVSGSGSFIVLATGMTTEFGQIATLTTSVTDVKSPLQKELDILTRQLSFIAIVIGVLFFIAAVFFVGYPWAKAFIFALGMVVAFIPEGLLPTVTLSLAMAVQKMAKKNALVKHLNSVETLGETTVICSDKTGTLTKNEMTIEKVWLPIADYAVSGTGYEPNGIVTKADKKIELSEESDLLQLIRIASLCNNSAIEEKDNHYQLVGSPDEGSLLILADKADYDLGDEKTNYPRQNELPFDSKRKRMSTIHRNNKKYYVFTKGGITEVLSCCQSYLKNGQILTLDENSKKQILAQNDTFAKSGLRTLAFAYRSLGSDEEISVSNCEQNLIFVGLTASQDPPRENVIQAIQKCHDASIRIIMVTGDYGLTAESIARKIGIVKGNDVRIITGDDLAAMSDDTLKDNLRHEVIFARVAPEQKYRVVSLLQSLGEIVASTGDGVNDAPALKKADIGVAMGITGTDVAKEAADMILTDDNFTSIVNAIEEGRTVYNNIRKFLLYILNSNMPEAIPSLLFLLSKGTIPLPLTVMQILTIDLGTDMLPALGLATEQTEAGTMKKPPRKRTEHLLTKQIILKAFVWYGLLASIISIGAYFFVNHLNGWPQVALATDGTVYVMATTMTLAAIVFCQIGAVFNCRTQKQSLFKIGLFSNKRILGGICFEIILIVCLMYVPFLQKLFGTTGIQFQDWLFLICIPLPLILIEEIRKKIIRKA from the coding sequence ATGACACAAGGAAAATCCCTGCAAGAATATGCTAAATTAAGCAGTGATGAAACTCTCACAAAGATAAATAGTTCAAAAACAGGACTGACAGAACAAGAGGTCCACAAGCGCTTAGAAAAATACGGAAAAAATGTCATTACTTCAACCAAGCAGCAATCTATGTTCAAAGTATTTTTCACCAATTTTACAAGTATGATGGCTATTTTACTATGGGTTGCCGGTTTTATTGCCCTGATGACTGGTACACCAGAATTGGGAATTGCAATTTGGCTCGTAAATCTTATTAATGGTATTTTTAGTTTTTGGCAACAATATAGAGCCCAACAAGCCACCAGTGCTTTACAAAAAATGTTACCGAATTATGTCAAAGTTATTCGAGATGGGAAAACAAATAAAGTTTTAGCCGAAGAATTAGTTCCTGGAGATGTGGTTTTGTTAGCAAGTGGTGATAACATTCCTGCCGATGGACGCGTACTTAGTGCTGACAGTCTTGAAGTAAACCAGTCTTCTTTAACTGGCGAATCCACCACAGTTAATAAAGAAATAGATATTCAAACGTCTGAAGATTTAAAAAACGTGGGTCAATACGCTGAGCAAAATTTAGTTTACGAAGGAACCTCTGTGGTAAGCGGAAGTGGCTCGTTCATTGTTTTAGCGACAGGTATGACAACAGAATTCGGGCAAATTGCAACTTTAACAACTTCGGTTACAGACGTCAAAAGTCCTTTGCAAAAAGAGTTAGACATTTTGACTCGTCAGCTTTCTTTCATTGCCATTGTGATTGGCGTTTTATTTTTCATCGCGGCTGTCTTTTTTGTTGGTTATCCTTGGGCTAAAGCCTTTATCTTTGCTTTGGGAATGGTTGTTGCTTTTATTCCCGAAGGATTATTGCCAACTGTTACCTTATCATTAGCCATGGCTGTACAAAAAATGGCGAAAAAAAATGCTTTAGTAAAACATTTGAATAGTGTCGAGACTTTAGGGGAAACAACCGTTATTTGTTCAGATAAAACAGGCACTTTGACAAAAAATGAAATGACCATTGAAAAAGTTTGGCTTCCAATCGCAGATTATGCGGTTTCTGGTACTGGCTATGAACCCAATGGTATTGTTACAAAAGCGGATAAAAAAATAGAGCTGTCAGAAGAGTCAGACTTATTACAACTAATTCGTATTGCTAGTCTTTGTAATAACTCTGCGATTGAAGAAAAAGATAATCACTATCAATTAGTAGGTAGTCCCGATGAGGGGAGTCTTTTAATTTTAGCCGATAAAGCTGACTACGATTTAGGAGATGAAAAGACAAATTATCCACGCCAAAATGAGCTGCCTTTTGACTCTAAACGGAAACGAATGTCTACTATTCATCGTAATAATAAGAAATACTACGTCTTTACTAAAGGTGGTATTACTGAAGTTTTAAGTTGTTGCCAAAGTTATTTAAAAAACGGACAAATTCTTACGCTAGATGAAAATTCGAAAAAACAAATTTTAGCTCAAAATGACACTTTTGCAAAATCAGGACTGCGTACCCTAGCTTTTGCGTATCGCTCGTTGGGTTCAGATGAAGAAATTTCAGTATCAAATTGTGAGCAAAATTTGATATTTGTTGGTCTTACAGCCAGTCAAGATCCTCCACGAGAAAACGTAATACAAGCTATTCAAAAATGTCATGACGCTTCCATCCGCATTATCATGGTAACTGGCGATTACGGCTTAACCGCTGAAAGCATTGCTCGCAAAATTGGTATTGTAAAAGGAAACGATGTACGGATAATTACTGGGGATGATTTAGCTGCTATGTCTGATGATACATTGAAAGACAATTTGCGACATGAAGTTATCTTTGCCCGAGTTGCACCTGAGCAAAAATACCGCGTCGTTTCCTTGTTACAAAGTTTAGGAGAGATTGTTGCTTCTACAGGAGATGGCGTTAACGATGCACCAGCTTTAAAGAAAGCCGATATTGGGGTTGCGATGGGTATTACTGGAACTGATGTAGCAAAAGAAGCTGCTGATATGATTTTAACAGATGATAACTTTACTTCAATTGTAAATGCAATTGAAGAAGGACGAACAGTTTACAATAATATTCGTAAATTTTTACTATATATATTAAACAGTAATATGCCAGAAGCTATTCCTTCTTTACTATTTTTACTTTCAAAAGGAACAATCCCGTTACCGTTGACGGTCATGCAAATTTTAACTATTGATTTGGGTACCGATATGCTCCCAGCTTTAGGATTGGCAACGGAACAAACCGAAGCTGGGACTATGAAAAAGCCTCCTCGCAAGCGAACAGAACATTTATTAACAAAGCAAATTATTTTGAAAGCCTTTGTTTGGTACGGACTTTTAGCTTCAATCATTTCAATCGGTGCTTATTTCTTTGTTAACCATTTAAACGGCTGGCCACAAGTTGCTTTAGCTACTGATGGAACAGTCTATGTCATGGCCACAACCATGACCTTAGCAGCAATTGTCTTTTGCCAAATTGGGGCTGTTTTTAATTGTCGGACCCAAAAACAATCACTGTTTAAGATTGGATTGTTTTCTAATAAACGGATTTTAGGTGGCATTTGTTTTGAAATTATCTTAATTGTTTGTTTAATGTATGTACCTTTCCTACAGAAATTATTTGGGACAACTGGGATTCAATTTCAAGATTGGCTGTTTCTTATTTGCATCCCACTTCCACTTATTCTAATTGAGGAAATACGCAAAAAAATTATTCGTAAAGCTTAA
- the abc-f gene encoding ribosomal protection-like ABC-F family protein: MTVIKIQELTFGFDNQGVLLFDHSNLIMDSSWKLGLIGRNGRGKTTLLNLLQNKFPYEGKITHQLTFTYFPQKLQDKAQLTFYALNEVVNFEQWQLERELNLLGVDPEILWRPFTSLSGGEQTKVLLALLFVDELNFPLIDEPTNHLDVTGRKQVAKYLKQKKQGFIVVSHDRSFVDEVVDHILSIEKSQLVLYQGNFSVYEEQKRLRDKYELEQNSKLKKEIGRLQQTAAEKAEWARSREGDKTKKSKGFIDTEKRRVNKGAVGADAARTMKRSKAIINRLEDNASKKAELLKDIETVETLKMNFVPTHHKLLLQAENLTLHYQKSLSLFAAVSFELRQGERLAIKGANGVGKSSLIHYLMDHFNGGSQGILERPKKLTISYLRQNYEDNTGTLTEFAESHHLNYEDLLNNLRKLGVEREVFYNKIEDMSMGQRKRVELAKSLATPAELFIWDEPLNYLDVFNQEQLEAVIQSVQPTMVIVEHDETFLKHVATKFLELKK; this comes from the coding sequence ATGACAGTGATAAAAATACAAGAGTTAACATTTGGTTTTGATAACCAAGGAGTCTTACTTTTTGATCATAGTAACTTAATTATGGATTCTAGTTGGAAATTAGGCTTAATTGGACGGAACGGACGAGGAAAAACTACACTGCTAAATTTGCTACAAAATAAATTTCCCTATGAAGGGAAAATAACACATCAATTGACCTTTACGTATTTTCCGCAGAAATTACAAGATAAAGCACAATTAACTTTTTATGCATTAAATGAAGTTGTAAATTTTGAACAATGGCAGTTAGAGCGGGAGTTGAATTTATTAGGGGTGGATCCAGAGATTCTTTGGCGACCATTTACCAGTCTTTCAGGTGGGGAACAAACCAAGGTTTTATTAGCCTTGCTGTTTGTGGATGAACTAAACTTCCCTTTAATTGATGAGCCTACTAATCATTTAGATGTTACAGGAAGAAAGCAAGTTGCTAAATATTTAAAACAAAAAAAGCAAGGATTTATCGTAGTCAGCCATGACAGAAGCTTTGTCGATGAAGTGGTAGACCATATTTTATCAATTGAAAAAAGTCAGTTGGTGTTGTATCAAGGAAATTTTTCTGTTTATGAAGAGCAAAAACGACTACGAGATAAATATGAGTTAGAACAAAACAGTAAATTGAAAAAAGAGATCGGACGACTTCAGCAAACAGCGGCCGAAAAAGCAGAATGGGCGCGTTCTCGAGAAGGAGATAAGACCAAAAAATCAAAAGGATTTATTGATACGGAAAAACGACGAGTGAACAAGGGAGCTGTTGGGGCTGATGCGGCTCGTACAATGAAACGCTCAAAGGCTATTATTAATCGCTTAGAAGATAATGCTAGCAAAAAGGCAGAGTTGTTAAAGGATATCGAAACAGTCGAGACGCTGAAAATGAATTTTGTGCCTACCCACCATAAGTTGTTGTTGCAAGCAGAAAATTTAACTTTACACTACCAGAAGAGTCTTTCGTTGTTTGCCGCCGTTTCATTTGAATTGCGGCAAGGGGAACGTCTTGCTATTAAAGGGGCTAATGGAGTGGGAAAGTCTTCTTTAATTCATTATCTAATGGACCATTTTAATGGCGGTAGCCAAGGGATATTGGAACGACCAAAAAAGTTGACTATTAGTTACTTGCGTCAAAACTATGAAGATAATACAGGAACGTTAACAGAATTTGCAGAAAGTCATCACTTGAATTATGAAGACTTGTTAAATAATTTACGCAAATTAGGAGTAGAAAGAGAAGTTTTTTATAATAAAATTGAAGATATGAGTATGGGGCAGCGAAAGCGTGTGGAACTCGCAAAGTCACTGGCTACGCCTGCAGAGCTCTTTATTTGGGATGAACCGCTAAATTATCTCGATGTCTTTAATCAGGAGCAATTAGAAGCAGTCATTCAATCTGTACAACCTACTATGGTAATTGTAGAGCATGATGAAACATTTTTAAAACATGTGGCAACAAAATTTTTAGAATTAAAAAAATAA
- a CDS encoding lactonase family protein, whose protein sequence is MLHHLLLGTYTRRVSKGIYQIILDTDKEQLVDLRLVTEENSPTYLAQSKSKNLYTVTAVDGNGGCGAYDKNFNFLNAITKEGAPLCYVAVDEERQLVYGANYHLGEISVYGLEKDGSLKPGVIIKHDDPTGSNENQDNPHVHYTDLTPDKRLVVCDLGTDRVYTYNVSTTGELEKIASYQTADGTGPRHLVFHPTKNIAYLLGELNSTVTVLNYHPQDGSFTEIMQESLIPEEFTGANGGAAIRISQDGRFLYASNRGHNSIAVFAITADGLTVEKIQTISTEGDFPRDFALDPSDKYVVCANQNSDNLTLYFRNQADGHLTLIQKDVYAPECVCVLFED, encoded by the coding sequence ATGTTACATCACTTATTATTAGGAACCTATACAAGGCGTGTCAGTAAGGGAATCTATCAAATTATTCTTGATACAGATAAAGAGCAATTAGTAGATTTACGTTTAGTAACAGAAGAAAATAGCCCCACTTATTTAGCCCAAAGCAAATCAAAAAACTTATATACTGTAACAGCGGTTGACGGCAACGGGGGCTGCGGTGCATATGATAAAAATTTTAATTTTCTAAATGCCATCACAAAAGAAGGAGCACCATTGTGTTATGTAGCCGTAGATGAAGAACGTCAGCTTGTTTATGGTGCTAATTATCATTTAGGTGAAATCAGTGTGTACGGCTTAGAAAAAGACGGTAGTTTAAAACCAGGTGTCATCATTAAACACGATGATCCTACCGGCAGTAATGAAAATCAAGATAATCCGCATGTTCATTATACTGACTTAACGCCAGATAAACGTCTCGTTGTTTGTGATCTTGGTACGGATCGTGTTTACACATATAATGTCAGCACAACAGGTGAATTAGAGAAAATTGCTAGCTATCAAACAGCAGATGGCACCGGTCCACGTCATTTAGTTTTTCATCCGACTAAAAATATTGCTTACTTGTTAGGTGAGTTAAATAGCACGGTGACCGTTTTAAATTATCATCCACAAGATGGTAGCTTTACTGAGATAATGCAAGAGTCATTAATCCCCGAAGAATTTACTGGGGCAAATGGTGGTGCTGCAATTCGTATTAGTCAAGATGGACGTTTCTTATATGCCTCTAATCGCGGCCATAATTCAATTGCTGTTTTTGCTATCACAGCAGATGGTTTAACCGTTGAAAAAATTCAAACCATTAGCACTGAAGGTGATTTCCCCCGAGATTTTGCTCTTGATCCTAGTGATAAATACGTCGTGTGCGCTAACCAAAATAGCGATAATTTAACACTTTATTTTCGCAATCAAGCTGATGGTCACTTAACATTAATTCAAAAAGATGTTTATGCCCCAGAATGTGTCTGTGTCTTATTTGAAGACTAA
- a CDS encoding PTS glucitol/sorbitol transporter subunit IIA: protein MIVGKITAIGKQAIDPKEKLLIFFDKSATAGLKPYAVIQDVPASSEITLKVGDEISFGTDKYTITHIGNTALKGLHEIQHASFVFDTVPETDSIVNGIYLTPFKVPYLEVGMTITYP from the coding sequence ATGATAGTTGGAAAAATTACAGCGATTGGTAAGCAAGCGATTGATCCAAAAGAGAAACTTTTAATTTTCTTTGATAAAAGTGCTACAGCGGGACTAAAACCGTATGCAGTCATTCAAGATGTCCCAGCATCTTCTGAAATAACATTAAAAGTCGGAGATGAAATTAGTTTTGGTACGGATAAATATACCATTACTCATATTGGTAATACGGCGTTAAAAGGTCTTCATGAAATACAACATGCATCTTTTGTATTTGATACTGTGCCTGAAACAGATAGCATTGTAAATGGAATATACCTGACTCCTTTTAAAGTTCCCTATTTAGAAGTCGGTATGACTATTACGTATCCTTAA
- a CDS encoding AI-2E family transporter, whose protein sequence is MEKEKKRLSWFWKWFLNNQFVTALLIILLILLILNAFTKVSYLFEPVAQFVGVVGLPIVLAGVFYYLMNPAVDYLEKKGLKRIYSIILLFLLVIGLITWGVVVIVPKIREQTASFIDNFPNYLDVIDQKANEILNDPIFGTFKDQFDSYGDKITTWLTDFIRNISSSTISSIGKIVGAVASTLVAIFTMPFILFYLLKDGRNLAPYFVKFLPNKVRQPTLKVLREMNDQVSSYIRGQLTVAFAVAIMFIIGFSIIGLDYSVTLGVVAGFLNLIPYLGSFLAMVPAIFLAIVAGPIMLVKVLVVFVIEQTIEGRLISPLVLGNQLSVHPVTILLVLLTSGKLFGVVGVILGIPVYAAAKVLITHLFEWYKDVSQYYHDEDKEEV, encoded by the coding sequence ATGGAAAAAGAGAAAAAGCGACTGTCCTGGTTTTGGAAATGGTTTTTGAATAATCAGTTCGTGACAGCATTGTTGATTATTTTATTAATTTTATTGATTTTGAATGCCTTTACGAAAGTTTCATATTTATTTGAACCGGTGGCCCAATTCGTTGGTGTTGTGGGTTTACCCATTGTTTTAGCAGGAGTCTTTTATTATTTAATGAACCCCGCTGTGGATTATTTGGAAAAGAAAGGGCTAAAACGAATTTATAGTATTATCTTATTATTTTTATTGGTAATTGGTTTAATTACTTGGGGTGTAGTTGTTATCGTACCGAAAATTCGGGAACAGACAGCCAGTTTTATTGATAATTTTCCTAATTATTTAGATGTTATTGATCAAAAAGCCAATGAAATTTTAAATGATCCTATTTTTGGAACTTTTAAAGACCAATTTGATAGTTACGGAGATAAAATTACAACGTGGCTAACAGACTTTATTCGAAACATCTCCAGTTCAACTATTTCGAGTATTGGCAAAATAGTAGGAGCGGTTGCGTCAACGTTGGTGGCGATTTTTACAATGCCATTTATTTTATTTTACCTTTTAAAAGATGGACGTAATTTGGCACCTTATTTTGTTAAATTTTTGCCCAATAAAGTTCGCCAACCAACGCTAAAAGTTTTAAGAGAAATGAATGATCAGGTTTCTTCTTATATACGAGGACAGCTGACTGTTGCTTTTGCTGTCGCGATTATGTTCATTATCGGATTTTCTATTATTGGATTGGATTATTCTGTTACGCTGGGAGTTGTGGCGGGATTTTTAAATTTGATTCCTTATTTAGGCTCATTTTTGGCTATGGTACCGGCTATCTTCTTGGCTATTGTCGCAGGCCCAATAATGTTGGTGAAAGTATTGGTAGTATTTGTTATTGAACAGACCATTGAAGGGCGCTTAATTTCGCCATTAGTGCTAGGAAATCAACTTTCCGTTCATCCAGTTACTATTTTATTGGTGTTATTGACTTCCGGTAAGTTATTCGGTGTTGTCGGTGTTATCTTGGGAATTCCTGTATATGCAGCGGCTAAAGTTTTGATTACACATCTTTTTGAATGGTATAAAGATGTTTCGCAATACTATCATGATGAAGACAAAGAAGAAGTTTAA
- a CDS encoding rhodanese-like domain-containing protein — MTSISVQDFNLLRQNEALNILDIRDQQDFELSHLQNAVSLPATSLPNELKQLDKNATYYVISYSGRRSEIIANFLENHGFNAVHVIGGMRDLKELAA; from the coding sequence ATGACTTCAATTTCCGTACAAGATTTTAACTTGCTACGTCAAAACGAAGCGCTGAACATCTTAGATATTCGCGATCAACAAGACTTTGAATTAAGCCACTTACAAAACGCTGTTTCATTACCAGCGACGAGTCTTCCTAATGAATTAAAACAATTAGATAAAAATGCGACGTACTATGTCATTAGCTATTCTGGACGTCGCTCAGAAATCATCGCGAATTTCTTAGAAAATCATGGATTTAATGCCGTTCATGTGATTGGCGGCATGCGTGATCTTAAAGAATTAGCAGCTTAA
- a CDS encoding fructose-1,6-bisphosphatase codes for MEKKYYQLLKEKFPTKEQVLTELINLEAIVQLPKGTEHFVSDIHGEFDAFDHVLRNGSGSVKEKVKECFHDQPRVPITDLCTLIYYPEEKLALEKSTLNWDELVLYYKKNIPYLLQLTNYAGRKYTRSKVRKALPPQFAYILEELLTEVDTKEDKIDYFSTIINRIIELNQAPALITALCKTIQRLVVDHLHVVGDIYDRGPKPDYIMERLCNLPSVDIQWGNHDIVWLAAVAGSPIAAMNLLRISSRYGNLDILEDRYGINLRPLITYAQKYYEPRLAFNVKAEDNQTFPQSEQILLNQIQQATAILQFKLEGQLIQRRPEFLMDQRNVLTFIDYEAQTITLNAITYPLVDFHAPTIDPNSPLTLTKEEEILVTRLLTSIQTSEKLKRHMDFLLEAGGMYLCYNGNLLFHGCIPLHENGDLKSLRINGHNYAGKALLDFYEEQVQKSYLSPSCHDDLATDMLWYLWTGACSSLFGKEAMTTFERYYITDKKTHIEKKNAYYRLRNEETICQDLLAEFGLPSHGHIINGHTPVKEKKGEDPIKANSKLIVIDGGYAKSYQNTTGIAGYTLLSNSYGMQLAAHQPFTSVADAVKNGTDIISVKRLVAEVACRTKVKTTNNGAKICQEMADLSYLYQNFDKI; via the coding sequence TTGGAAAAGAAGTACTATCAACTACTAAAAGAGAAATTTCCCACAAAAGAACAAGTTTTAACAGAACTTATCAACTTGGAAGCAATTGTTCAGTTGCCTAAAGGCACGGAACATTTTGTCAGTGATATCCACGGTGAATTTGACGCTTTTGATCATGTTTTGCGTAACGGTTCTGGTAGCGTAAAAGAAAAGGTTAAAGAATGTTTTCACGATCAACCGCGAGTCCCTATCACAGATTTATGTACCTTAATTTATTACCCCGAAGAAAAATTGGCACTAGAAAAGTCGACTTTAAATTGGGATGAATTGGTTTTATATTACAAAAAAAATATTCCTTATTTATTACAACTCACCAATTATGCTGGGCGTAAATATACACGTTCAAAGGTTAGAAAGGCATTGCCGCCACAATTTGCTTATATTCTTGAAGAGCTGCTCACAGAAGTTGATACGAAAGAAGATAAAATTGATTATTTTTCAACAATTATTAATCGCATTATTGAATTGAATCAGGCTCCTGCCCTCATTACAGCGTTGTGCAAAACCATTCAACGATTGGTTGTAGATCATCTTCATGTAGTAGGAGACATTTATGACAGAGGACCTAAACCAGATTATATTATGGAGAGGCTCTGCAATTTACCGTCTGTAGATATTCAATGGGGAAATCACGACATCGTTTGGCTGGCTGCCGTAGCTGGTTCTCCCATAGCAGCGATGAATTTACTGCGTATTTCTTCACGTTATGGAAATTTAGATATCTTAGAAGATCGCTATGGCATCAATTTACGTCCTTTAATAACCTATGCTCAAAAGTATTATGAACCAAGGTTGGCCTTTAATGTAAAAGCAGAGGATAATCAAACATTTCCTCAAAGTGAACAAATTTTACTCAATCAAATTCAACAAGCAACTGCTATCTTACAATTCAAATTAGAAGGTCAATTAATCCAACGACGTCCAGAATTTTTAATGGATCAACGAAACGTGCTAACTTTTATTGATTATGAAGCCCAGACCATCACACTAAATGCTATTACCTATCCGTTAGTAGACTTTCATGCACCTACGATTGATCCAAATTCTCCGCTTACTTTAACAAAAGAAGAGGAAATTCTAGTGACACGCTTATTGACATCGATTCAAACATCAGAAAAGTTAAAGCGACATATGGATTTTTTATTAGAAGCAGGTGGCATGTATTTGTGTTATAACGGTAATTTATTATTTCACGGCTGCATTCCTCTTCATGAAAATGGAGATTTAAAGTCGCTGCGAATTAATGGCCATAATTATGCTGGCAAAGCGCTATTAGACTTTTACGAGGAACAAGTTCAAAAAAGCTATTTATCTCCTAGTTGTCATGATGATTTAGCCACAGATATGTTGTGGTATTTATGGACTGGTGCGTGTTCATCTCTTTTTGGCAAAGAAGCAATGACAACTTTTGAGCGCTATTATATTACTGATAAAAAAACGCATATTGAAAAGAAAAATGCCTACTATCGCTTACGAAACGAAGAAACAATTTGCCAAGACCTACTAGCAGAATTCGGTTTACCTTCTCACGGACATATTATTAATGGACACACTCCCGTTAAAGAAAAAAAAGGAGAAGATCCCATTAAAGCCAATAGTAAATTAATCGTTATTGACGGCGGATATGCCAAAAGTTATCAAAATACAACTGGAATTGCCGGTTATACGCTATTATCTAATAGTTACGGTATGCAACTAGCCGCACACCAGCCTTTCACCTCTGTTGCCGATGCTGTAAAAAATGGTACTGATATAATCTCTGTTAAGCGCTTAGTAGCAGAAGTGGCTTGCCGTACGAAAGTAAAAACTACCAATAACGGTGCTAAAATCTGTCAGGAAATGGCCGACTTAAGTTATCTCTATCAAAATTTTGACAAAATTTAA
- a CDS encoding aromatic acid exporter family protein → MNLLTKNTWQQHFGYALKIGIGSALAILLAELLELNFAASAGIITLLTISITKVQTWRLCLQRIGTFLVTVLLAFLIQPFHHLEWISYGIILVLLTFGLSARNLLPTLSVNAVGLTHLLVDKNLTFAAVMNEFWLLVIGLLIAIVVNHFQHYESQKKYLNYCRTISEKKFKEVFEKLAVYLQDSEVNNHVWDEIIHLEKELHTYTQAAFAYQQNRLPVTDDFYLDYFEMRAQQCGVLHNLHYEIKKLRQIKSDSAVIVTFLNEIAAHFGEMSQPIEQLQMMDQLVQKIEEASLPQTKEEFLSKARLYHILMDLEEFLIFKKRFLQKHHPEKVAAYEAQLALEE, encoded by the coding sequence ATGAATTTATTGACGAAAAATACGTGGCAACAACATTTTGGTTATGCCTTAAAAATTGGGATCGGTAGTGCGTTGGCGATTTTATTGGCGGAGCTATTGGAATTGAATTTTGCCGCTTCTGCGGGAATTATTACCTTGCTGACAATTTCAATTACAAAAGTTCAAACCTGGCGTCTTTGTCTGCAACGCATCGGAACGTTTTTAGTCACCGTTCTATTAGCTTTTTTGATTCAACCTTTTCATCATTTGGAGTGGATTAGTTATGGGATTATCTTGGTATTGTTAACTTTTGGCCTGAGTGCACGTAATTTATTACCAACACTGTCTGTAAATGCAGTGGGCCTAACGCATTTATTGGTTGATAAAAATCTAACATTCGCTGCCGTTATGAATGAATTTTGGCTTTTGGTAATTGGACTTTTAATTGCAATAGTCGTCAATCATTTCCAACATTATGAAAGTCAAAAAAAATATTTAAATTATTGCCGTACTATTAGTGAAAAAAAATTTAAAGAAGTATTTGAAAAATTGGCTGTCTATCTGCAAGACAGTGAAGTAAATAATCATGTTTGGGATGAGATTATTCATTTGGAAAAAGAACTTCACACATATACACAAGCTGCCTTTGCGTATCAGCAAAATCGGCTACCGGTTACAGATGATTTCTATTTGGATTACTTTGAAATGCGAGCACAACAATGTGGTGTTTTGCATAATCTCCATTATGAGATAAAAAAATTGCGACAAATCAAAAGTGATTCGGCCGTTATTGTCACATTTTTAAACGAAATTGCTGCTCATTTTGGTGAGATGAGTCAACCCATTGAACAATTACAGATGATGGATCAACTAGTGCAAAAGATTGAAGAGGCAAGTTTGCCCCAAACAAAAGAAGAATTTTTAAGTAAAGCCCGTTTGTATCACATTTTAATGGATTTAGAAGAATTTCTTATTTTTAAAAAGCGGTTTTTGCAAAAGCATCATCCGGAAAAAGTTGCTGCTTACGAAGCGCAACTAGCGCTAGAAGAATAA
- a CDS encoding VOC family protein, with translation MAEFALAVAGLQTVALRVKNRNLMIQFYRDIIGFSLKREENELAIFGNTKAKSELLWLEESPYADDHAGEIKKLQRLCLVIPSEMEMADLAQRLLEADYPIKDALIDEEATGILVEDPEGNALEIYFGSKKVHQNPTSLQLDALARKATGEFPQLSDSVYFDKIHLNTSRLKEQQDFLENVIGLKVQDETNGILALNGGSFHVGLSAGKGGTLDLSTDGVLGLDFLQFRVSQSDITALAAHLEFLQVEFFIDQKRQIITIYDPTGIEWWFISEDKKRH, from the coding sequence ATGGCTGAATTTGCACTAGCGGTGGCGGGACTTCAAACCGTGGCATTACGTGTTAAAAATCGAAACTTAATGATTCAATTTTATCGTGATATTATAGGTTTTAGTTTAAAAAGAGAAGAAAATGAGTTGGCAATTTTTGGTAACACCAAAGCAAAAAGTGAGTTGTTATGGCTGGAAGAAAGTCCTTACGCTGATGACCATGCAGGAGAAATTAAGAAATTACAACGTTTGTGTTTAGTAATTCCTTCTGAAATGGAAATGGCAGATTTGGCACAGCGATTACTTGAAGCAGACTATCCAATTAAAGATGCCTTAATAGATGAAGAGGCTACTGGAATCTTGGTAGAAGACCCAGAAGGCAATGCGTTAGAAATTTATTTTGGTTCAAAAAAAGTCCATCAAAATCCTACTTCGCTGCAACTGGATGCTTTGGCAAGAAAAGCTACAGGGGAGTTTCCGCAGTTATCAGATAGTGTTTATTTTGATAAAATTCATTTAAATACAAGTCGTTTAAAAGAGCAGCAAGACTTTTTAGAAAATGTAATTGGGTTAAAAGTCCAAGATGAAACCAATGGAATTTTAGCGTTAAATGGAGGCAGTTTTCATGTTGGTTTATCTGCTGGTAAGGGTGGGACGTTAGATCTTTCAACAGATGGTGTATTAGGTCTGGACTTCTTGCAATTTCGGGTGTCGCAATCAGATATAACGGCTTTAGCTGCACATTTAGAATTTCTACAAGTTGAATTTTTTATCGATCAAAAAAGACAAATTATTACGATTTACGATCCCACTGGAATTGAATGGTGGTTCATTAGTGAAGATAAAAAACGGCATTAA